In the Deltaproteobacteria bacterium genome, one interval contains:
- a CDS encoding TrkA family potassium uptake protein, with the protein MKHFAVIGLGNFGFHATKALFEDGNEVLAIDADKGRAQAIDPFSTEAMVLDATDKEVLKSLGLENMDAVIVSTGTKISISILICLYLQEIGVKKILAKALDDDHAKILKRVGATEIIHPERDMA; encoded by the coding sequence ATGAAACATTTTGCGGTTATTGGCCTTGGTAATTTCGGTTTTCACGCCACCAAGGCATTATTTGAAGATGGGAACGAGGTCCTCGCTATTGACGCCGACAAAGGCAGAGCACAAGCGATAGACCCTTTTTCTACAGAAGCAATGGTTTTGGATGCAACCGATAAGGAGGTGCTCAAGTCACTTGGTCTTGAGAATATGGATGCTGTTATTGTTTCCACTGGTACAAAAATCAGTATCAGCATTTTGATTTGCCTGTATCTTCAGGAAATCGGAGTAAAAAAAATATTGGCAAAGGCCTTGGATGATGATCACGCTAAAATATTGAAAAGGGTTGGAGCGACAGAAATTATTCATCCGGAACGTGATATGGCGC